The Thunnus maccoyii chromosome 9, fThuMac1.1, whole genome shotgun sequence genome includes a region encoding these proteins:
- the LOC121903963 gene encoding protein FAM214B, whose translation MRHIHVELAHKKAPLELPAQEGDLPPPTAPTQGLDPGVRPGAPRHFGQEELRLQKVYQLSIFSQLGGFSTSTESHTDAQQRPVRLGVKRGLDEPQLTHKRPHLGDSSDREALEGGVLCGPAPTPNVGMGLVMGPGGPGSVYSCTQMEHRDSEGGLSPRSPPLSPSHNPSRRPTQHNHDRPIPDVFAPLSPKSPPMCDPHGHLCDQGHSLGSSVRTEPPNGGRTPTYSLGSPGNESCSNGTSGGQPSPHLYEISTYETPSPASPTSPPGPFSPPHHTELQEPGEATEWEVGLESSPPERSATQAASSSSNGLASWEKTPSSNGHRLSSGGHWPAKKRLLSPSDTGESCSEDEGPSTSKRSRLSLLASGLGPASCRSTDAKAAPYWNHLLPSAWDRPKTATDCTRSGRRLKSGLRLKSRQLRSGRHTDSGRATRSSWPSSSISRSLLGNFEESILKGRFSPSGRIEGFTAEIGASGSYCPQHVTLPVQVTYYDISEHSAPSPFLGVISLEPLGKKGYSIPKAGTIQVTLFNPNKTVVKMFLVTYNFGDMPVNHMTFLRHRIFLVPVEEGVEGKGEASPGSGVLDRKKILCYLIHLRFQSSKSGKIYLHNDIRLLFSRKSIEVDTGIPYELKSFTEVPRNPKYSPRV comes from the exons ATGCGACACATTCATGTGGAGTTAGCCCACAAAAAGGCTCCATTAGAGCTTCCAGCCCAGGAGGGGGACTTGCCTCCACCTACGGCTCCAACACAGGGCCTGGACCCTGGGGTCAGACCAGGGGCCCCCAGGCACTTTGGCCAGGAGGAGCTGCGACTTCAAAAGGTCTACCAGCTCTCCATTTTCTCCCAGTTGGGGGGATTTTCTACCTCCACAGAATCCCACACTGATGCCCAACAGAGGCCTGTCCGGTTGGGCGTGAAAAGGGGACTAGATGAGCCCCAGTTGACTCACAAGCGCCCCCACCTGGGGGATTCCTCAGACAGGGAGGCGTTGGAGGGAGGGGTGCTGTGTGGACCAGCCCCAACCCCAAATGTGGGGATGGGGTTAGTGATGGGCCCTGGTGGGCCTGGTTCTGTATACTCTTGCACACAGATGGAGCACAGAGACTCTGAGGGGGGGCTATCACCCAGGTCTCCACCCCTCTCCCCAAGCCACAACCCCTCCCGACGCCCAACTCAGCACAATCATGACAGGCCCATTCCCGATGTCTTTGCTCCACTCTCACCTAAATCACCCCCTATGTGTGACCCACATGGGCATCTCTGTGACCAGGGCCATTCTCTCGGAAGCTCAGTCAGGACTGAGCCACCTAATGGGGGCCGCACACCCACCTACTCACTAGGTAGCCCTGGAAATGAGAGTTGTAGTAATGGTACATCTGGAGGCCAGCCCAGCCCCCACTTATATGAAATATCAACATATGAGACTCCCAGTCCCGCCAGCCCCACCAGCCCCCCAGGCCCCTTCTCCCCCCCACACcacacagagctgcaggaaCCAGGGGAGGCCACTGAATGGGAAGTTGGACTTGAATCCTCCCCACCTGAGCGAAGTGCCACCCAGGCTGCGTCCTCCTCCTCTAATGGCCTGGCCTCCTGGGAGAAGACTCCCAGCAGCAACGGCCACCGTCTATCCTCTGGAGGCCACTGGCCGGCCAAAAAGAGGCTGTTGTCCCCTAGTGACACAGGGGAGTCATGTTCAGAGGACGAGGGACCCTCCACCTCCAAGAGGAGCAGGCTGTCATTGCTGGCTTCAGGACTGGGCCCAGCCTCATGTCGCAGCACGGATGCTAAAGCTGCACCTTACTGGAACCACCTGCTGCCTTCTGCATGGGACCGGCCTAag ACTGCCACAGACTGCACGAGATCAGGGAGGCGACTAAAAAGTGGGCTACGTCTGAAAAG TCGGCAGCTGCGCAGcggcagacacacagacagcgGGCGTGCCACACGATCCAGTTGGCCCTCATCTTCCATCAGCAGATCACTACTGGGCAACtttgag GAGTCCATACTGAAGGGACGCTTCTCCCCGTCAGGCCGGATCGAAGGCTTCACGGCGGAGATCGGTGCCAGCGGCTCGTATTGCCCACAGCATGTCACCCTGCCTGTGCAGGTTACGTACTACGACATCTCAGAGCACAGCGCACCCTCACCCTTCCTG ggGGTGATATCCCTTGAGCCTCTTGGAAAGAAAGGATACAGCATACCCAAAGCAGGGACCATTCAAGTG ACCTTATTTAATCCCAACAAAACTGTGGTGAAGATGTTCCTGGTGACCTACAACTTTGGTGACATGCCCGTCAATCACATGACTTTCCTGCGCCACCGTATCTTCCTGGTGCCTGTAGAGGAGGGGGTTGAGGGGAAGGGCGAGGCGTCTCCAGGGAGCGGAGTGCTAGACAGGAAGAAGATTCTCTGCTACCTGATACATCTCAG ATTCCAGAGCTCCAAATCTGGGAAGATCTACTTGCACAACGATATCCGGCTGCTATTCTCCCGCAAATCCATCGAAGTGGACACAGGGATCCCTTATGAGCTGAAATCTTTCACCGAGGTGCCAAGAAACCCTAAATACTCCCCCCGTGTGTGA